AAGACCATTTCGGAGATGGTAAGCAGTTTGGGGCAGTAATACGATATTTGCGTGAAGCGAAGCGACTTGGCACCGCCGGAGCATTGAGTCTTCTGCCGCACGTTCCGGAACACCCTGTGTTGGTCACCAATGCCGACCTTCTATCCAATGTTGACTACGGCGCCGTGCTGGATCAACATGTCTCGGTCTCGGTCACAGCCACTATGGCTGTCAGAGAACACGAATATCAGATTCCATATGGCGTAGTTAGAACTGAAAAAGAAAATATTTTGAGACTTGACGAAAAACCTGTTCACAAAGTCTTAGTTAATGCCGGGGTATACGTGTTGTCACCAGAAGCAATCGCTTGCGTACCGATCGACACCTTTTTTGATATGCCGGAGCTATTTGAAATTCTGATAACCAAGGGGAAACAGGTACGGAGTCACTTAGTGGATGGGTACTGGCGAGACATCGGTTGTCATGAGGATTTCTGTAAAGCCAACTCGGATTTCCATGAGGTGTTCCGTGATTCAAAACAATAAATTTTTAGCGGTTATTCCAGCTAGGGGCGGGTCCAAGGGCGTGCCGAGAAAGAATATACGTGAAATCGCTGGAAAACCTCTTATTGCGTACACTATCGAGGCAGCGAGATATTCTAGGTATCTGGACAAGATAATTGTTTCAAGCGAGGATGAAGAAATTTTAAACGTAGCTAAAGAATGGGGCGCAGAAATTCTGGTTCGACCGGCGGAACTTGCACAGGACGATACCCCAGGGATTGAGCCCGTATTGCACGCTATAGGCGTATTTTCTGGGTACGACTATGTCGTCTTGCTTCAGCCCACCTCCCCGCTTCGAACTACAAATGATATCGAGGCCACAATTGATCAATGCTTGTCACATCAGGCTCCTTCGTGTGTATCAGTTTGTGAATCTCAAGAGACCCCGTATTGGATGTTTACATTCGGACCCGATATGAAACTGACTCCATTCATGCCGGGTTACACGCGAACTCGGCGGCAAGATCTACCTCCAGCTTATTTACTTAATGGGGCTGTCTATGTGGCTGAGATCGAATGGCTGGTCTTAAA
The sequence above is a segment of the Desulfomonilaceae bacterium genome. Coding sequences within it:
- a CDS encoding nucleotidyltransferase family protein; the protein is MAKIDTEATKMAIVVDSERYLLGTVTDGDIRRGLLSGMQLTDPVERCMCQTPTTARVGESSEAILSKMRKLGLHQVPILDERGCVADLVLIKDYLLIPERKNWVVIMAGGPGTRLDELTRNTPKPMLQVGDKPLLETIVYGFVKQGFRHIWIAVNYHAGQIEDHFGDGKQFGAVIRYLREAKRLGTAGALSLLPHVPEHPVLVTNADLLSNVDYGAVLDQHVSVSVTATMAVREHEYQIPYGVVRTEKENILRLDEKPVHKVLVNAGVYVLSPEAIACVPIDTFFDMPELFEILITKGKQVRSHLVDGYWRDIGCHEDFCKANSDFHEVFRDSKQ
- a CDS encoding acylneuraminate cytidylyltransferase family protein, yielding MIQNNKFLAVIPARGGSKGVPRKNIREIAGKPLIAYTIEAARYSRYLDKIIVSSEDEEILNVAKEWGAEILVRPAELAQDDTPGIEPVLHAIGVFSGYDYVVLLQPTSPLRTTNDIEATIDQCLSHQAPSCVSVCESQETPYWMFTFGPDMKLTPFMPGYTRTRRQDLPPAYLLNGAVYVAEIEWLVLKKDFLANDTVAYVMPVDRSLDIDTENDLQSFHKCLKKDKDAFVST